One genomic window of Actinoplanes lobatus includes the following:
- a CDS encoding Lrp/AsnC family transcriptional regulator: protein MTDLPKDVRGLDHIDLELLSLLESDGRMPNNALAERVGIAPSTCLTRIRRLREIGAVRGFHADVDPAWIGRPIQAMIAVRIRSDAREEIGRFAESLAGIPAVRDVYFVSGSYDFLLHVACADVDDLRSIITERLSGTRLVAGTETYLIFEHRRGS, encoded by the coding sequence GTGACCGATCTGCCGAAGGATGTTCGAGGCCTCGATCACATCGACCTGGAGTTGCTGAGCCTCCTGGAGTCCGACGGCCGGATGCCCAACAACGCGCTCGCCGAACGGGTCGGCATCGCCCCGTCGACCTGCCTCACCCGGATCCGCCGGCTGCGCGAGATCGGCGCGGTCCGCGGCTTCCACGCCGACGTCGACCCCGCCTGGATCGGCCGCCCGATCCAGGCCATGATCGCCGTGCGGATCCGATCCGACGCCCGCGAGGAGATCGGCCGCTTCGCCGAGTCGCTGGCCGGCATCCCGGCGGTCCGCGACGTCTACTTCGTCTCCGGGTCGTACGACTTCCTGCTGCACGTCGCCTGCGCCGACGTCGACGACCTCCGCTCGATCATCACCGAGCGGCTCAGCGGCACCCGCCTGGTCGCCGGCACCGAGACCTACCTGATCTTCGAACACCGCCGCGGCTCCTGA
- the ald gene encoding alanine dehydrogenase: MHIGVPAEVKNHEYRVAITPAGVVEAVRHGHEVSVQAGAGVGSAISDADFEAAGARILADADAVWGTADMILKVKEPIAEEYHRLRAGQVLFTYLHLAADAEGTKALLNSGTTAIAYETVQLADGSLPLLAPMSEVAGRLAPQVGAYSLMRNSGGRGVLPGGVPGVAPAKVTVIGGGVSGVNAATIALGLGADVTVLDLSIPRLRQIDDRFGGRVKTLVSSSYAIEQSVLDADMVIGAVLVPGAKAPTLVSNALVKRMKPGSVLVDIAIDQGGCFEDSRPTTHQDPVYRVHESVFYCVANMPGAVPNTSTYALTNATLPYVLRLADLGWRDALRADPALALGLNVHAGVLTNDLVGSALGLPTERIETILA, translated from the coding sequence ATGCACATCGGTGTGCCTGCAGAGGTCAAGAACCACGAGTACCGGGTGGCGATCACCCCGGCCGGTGTCGTGGAGGCGGTACGACACGGGCACGAGGTGTCGGTCCAGGCCGGCGCCGGCGTGGGATCCGCCATCAGCGACGCCGACTTCGAGGCGGCGGGCGCCCGGATCCTCGCGGACGCGGACGCGGTGTGGGGCACCGCCGACATGATCCTCAAGGTGAAGGAGCCGATCGCCGAGGAGTACCACCGGCTACGCGCCGGGCAGGTCCTCTTCACCTATCTGCACCTGGCGGCCGACGCCGAGGGCACCAAGGCACTGCTGAACAGCGGGACCACCGCGATCGCGTACGAGACGGTGCAGCTCGCCGACGGGTCGCTGCCGCTGCTCGCGCCGATGTCCGAGGTGGCCGGCCGGCTCGCGCCGCAGGTGGGCGCGTACAGCCTGATGCGCAACAGCGGCGGCCGGGGTGTGCTGCCGGGCGGTGTCCCGGGGGTCGCGCCCGCGAAGGTGACGGTGATCGGCGGCGGTGTCTCCGGCGTGAACGCGGCGACCATCGCCCTCGGCCTGGGCGCCGACGTCACCGTGCTGGACCTGAGCATCCCGCGGCTGCGGCAGATCGACGACCGGTTCGGCGGCCGGGTGAAGACCCTGGTGTCCAGCTCGTACGCGATCGAGCAGTCGGTCCTGGACGCCGACATGGTGATCGGCGCGGTGCTGGTGCCCGGTGCGAAGGCCCCCACCCTGGTCAGCAACGCGCTGGTGAAGCGGATGAAGCCCGGCTCGGTGCTGGTCGACATCGCGATCGACCAGGGCGGCTGCTTCGAGGACTCGCGGCCCACCACCCACCAGGACCCGGTCTACCGGGTGCACGAGTCGGTCTTCTACTGCGTCGCCAACATGCCGGGCGCGGTGCCGAACACCTCGACCTACGCGCTCACCAACGCCACCCTGCCGTACGTCCTGCGCCTGGCCGACCTGGGCTGGCGCGACGCGCTGCGGGCCGACCCGGCGCTCGCGCTGGGCCTGAACGTGCACGCCGGCGTCCTCACCAACGACCTGGTCGGCTCGGCCCTCGGGCTCCCCACCGAGCGGATCGAAACGATCCTGGCCTGA